In Entelurus aequoreus isolate RoL-2023_Sb linkage group LG02, RoL_Eaeq_v1.1, whole genome shotgun sequence, one genomic interval encodes:
- the tshz3b gene encoding teashirt homolog 3b — protein sequence MCLSGAAAYVPEDEKEAALLDVDLDGAESFQEGEEPAAKFLCHDKDLLLKDRPGSADFHDSPNTADFSGQELDSESHLSESSDRMSDFESPPLITEDDLLLFKDPTNTLSLSSTFMAAADNAATLSGDDAVLSAAGSVADSLEKMKAIYTSFLNNSYWSTLNLNLSQPPVDKPPRSHSNSSSSSSNSSCGSGGYDWHQTAIAKTFQQASQNHHNRLAMAQHPAVAVSTPSTEPSLFSTVQLYRQSSKLYGSIFTGASKFRCKDCSAAYDTLVELTVHMNETGHYRDDNHETDRENTKRWSKPRKRSLLEMEGKEDAQKVLKCMYCGHSFESLQDLSVHMIKTKHYQKVPLKEPVTPVAAKIFSSARKRTPIELDIPNSPDSSGEATPKPTSLAESDMLQKANNPYITANNRYGHQNGASYSWQFESRKSQILKCMECGSSHDTLQELTAHMMVTGHFIKVTNSAIKKGKPIIEAASPVPISNSTAEEKFQSVPLAATTFSPPPASVHPPISISPTAMAVEIKTEDKEEECTKEVFVNNSNHVSRDKMSGDEDEPEEKFDISSKYTYLTEEDLDDSPKGGLDILKSLENTVTSAISKAQKGAPSWGGYPSIHAAYQLPNIMKLSLGNSGKNFPLKFMFPGAEIISAAAKSQSLISPPIRQKSLLSKNNFHAMEELVKKVTEKVAKVEEKMREPRALLRSSPMRTTPSPCSSEAGDTRGESPRDNKAESCKIPGSLFRPITDDVYGTNHQETNEDSSMTEFMENGVESTATSPQPGSICGSTAVITDHLPPEQPFVNPLNALKSVMNAHLGKAAKPALPSLDPMSMLFKMSNNLAEKAAVAASTPPAQSKKSSSDHLDCYFYQQHPSNDQPIDLTKGKHADKNGSSTISVSPSSAVTMSKASAAVASFMSTCPLRENALSDISDMLRNLTESQVVSKASTPTSLSERSDIEGVTQEEGEESSPAQKRKGRQSNWNPQHLLILQAQFASSLRQTTDSKYVMADLSPQERMHISRFTGLSMTTISHWLANVKYQLRRTGGTKFLKNLDSGHPVFFCSDCASQIRSPSTYVSHLESHLGFRLRDLPKLSGEQLLCQISHQHQRHIKGLSEKLLSSLHPSSHPLPSSLPTSQTPSFPISLPSSLPSADSASPSPHNDEDSGAAVHQCKLCNRTFASKHAVKLHLSKTHGKSPEDHLMYVCELDKQ from the exons ATGTGTCTTTCAGGCGCAG CAGCATATGTCCCTGAAGATGAGAAGGAAGCAGCTCTGCTCGACGTGGACCTTGATGGAGCGGAATCATTCCAGGAAGGGGAGGAGCCTGCCGCCAAGTTCCTCTGTCATGACAAAGACTTGCTCCTCAAGGACAGGCCGGGGTCGGCCGACTTCCACGACTCTCCCAACACGGCTGACTTTTCTGGTCAGGAGCTGGACAGTGAGTCCCACCTGAGCGAATCCAGTGACAGGATGTCTGACTTTGAGAGCCCACCCCTTATAACTGAAGATGACCTTCTCCTTTTTAAAGATCCCACAAACACTCTTTCCCTGTCGTCGACCTTCATGGCCGCCGCAGACAATGCTGCGACACTAAGTGGAGACGACGCTGTACTTTCCGCCGCTGGGTCTGTGGCTGATAGCCTGGAAAAGATGAAGGCAATTTACACATCCTTCCTAAATAATTCCTACTGGTCTACTCTTAACCTGAATCTGAGCCAACCGCCGGTAGATAAACCTCCTCGAAGTCACAGCAAcagtagtagcagcagcagcaacagtaGCTGTGGAAGCGGAGGCTATGACTGGCACCAGACTGCTATTGCCAAGACGTTCCAGCAAGCCTCACAGAACCACCATAACCGACTAGCCATGGCTCAGCATCCTGCTGTAGCTGTGTCAACGCCATCTACAGAACCCAGCCTCTTTAGCACCGTACAGCTGTACCGCCAGAGCTCTAAGTTGTACGGTTCCATATTCACTGGTGCTAGTAAATTCCGCTGCAAGGACTGCAGCGCTGCATACGATACGCTAGTGGAGCTAACGGTGCACATGAACGAGACTGGTCACTACAGAGATGATAACCACGAGACAGACAGGGAGAACACAAAGCGGTGGTCAAAACCGAGAAAGCGCTCCCTGCTGGAGATGGAAGGGAAGGAGGATGCACAGAAAGTTCTGAAGTGCATGTACTGTGGACACTCATTTGAATCCCTTCAGGACTTAAGTGTCCACATGATCAAGACCAAACACTACCAAAAAGTGCCTCTGAAAGAGCCTGTGACGCCAGTAGCAGCCAAGATTTTCTCCTCAGCTCGAAAAAGGACCCCTATCGAATTGGACATACCCAACTCACCGGACTCAAGTGGCGAAGCTACACCTAAGCCAACCTCCCTTGCTGAGTCTGACATGCTCCAGAAGGCCAACAACCCATATATCACAGCCAACAACCGCTACGGACATCAGAATGGCGCCAGCTACTCCTGGCAGTTCGAGTCCAGGAAGTCACAAATCCTCAAATGCATGGAGTGTGGCAGCTCTCATGATACACTGCAAGAACTGACCGCCCACATGATGGTGACCGGACACTTCATCAAAGTCACCAACTCTGCTATCAAAAAGGGCAAACCCATTATAGAGGCTGCCAGTCCAGTGCCAATATCTAACTCCACAGCAGAAGAGAAGTTTCAGTCAGTTCCTCTGGCTGCTACAACATTCTCTCCACCACCTGCCTCAGTACATCCTCCAATCAGTATTTCACCCACCGCCATGGCAGTGGAGATAAAAACAGAAGACAAGGAAGAGGAATGCACTAAAGAAGTTTTCGTCAACAACAGTAATCATGTAAGCCGGGACAAAATGTCAGGAGATGAAGATGAGCCTGAGGAGAAGTTTGACATTTCTTCAAAATACACATATCTGACTGAGGAAGACCTGGATGACAGTCCCAAAGGAGGTCTAGACATCCTCAAGTCGTTAGAGAACACAGTGACCTCAGCCATCAGCAAAGCCCAGAAGGGAGCGCCGAGCTGGGGGGGATATCCCAGCATACACGCTGCCTATCAGCTCCCCAATATAATGAAGTTGTCTCTCGGTAACTCTGGGAAAAATTTCCCTTTGAAATTCATGTTCCCGGGAGCAGAAATTATATCTGCCGCCGCCAAGAGCCAGTCATTGATTTCGCCACCGATCCGCCAAAAGTCTCTTCTGTCCAAAAACAACTTCCATGCCATGGAGGAGCTAGTCAAGAAAGTGACAGAGAAAGTGGCAAAAGTAGAAGAGAAAATGAGGGAGCCTAGGGCTCTTCTGAGGTCATCTCCTATGAGAACCACACCCTCACCCTGCAGCAGTGAGGCAGGGGACACCAGAGGAGAGTCTCCCAGAGACAATAAAGCAGAAAGCTGTAAAATCCCTGGCAGTTTGTTTAGACCCATTACTGATGATGTCTATGGAACAAATCACCAAGAAACAAACGAGGATAGTAGCATGACAGAATTCATGGAGAATGGTGTAGAATCGACAGCAACCTCACCCCAGCCGGGGTCAATATGCGGCAGCACTGCCGTCATAACCGACCACTTGCCTCCAGAGCAGCCGTTTGTCAACCCTCTGAACGCACTGAAGTCAGTCATGAATGCACACCTGGGGAAGGCGGCCAAGCCCGCTCTACCCTCTCTCGACCCGATGAGCATGTTGTTCAAGATGAGCAACAATTTAGCGGAGAAGGCAGCGGTGGCAGCCTCCACTCCACCTGCGCAGAGCAAAAAGTCCAGCAGCGACCACCTGGACTGCTACTTCTACCAGCAGCACCCCAGCAACGACCAACCAATAGATCTTACCAAAGGCAAGCATGCTGACAAAAATGGCAGTTCTACCATCTCGGTGTCCCCCTCCTCTGCAGTCACCATGTCCAAAGCTTCAGCTGCTGTCGCTTCATTCATGTCCACGTGCCCCCTGAGAGAAAACGCCCTGTCAGACATTTCCGACATGCTGAGGAACCTGACAGAGAGCCAGGTGGTCTCCAAGGCTTCCACGCCCACTAGCTTGTCTGAGCGCTCCGACATTGAAGGTGTTACtcaggaggagggggaggagagCTCCCCTGCTCAGAAGCGCAAAGGCCGCCAATCCAATTGGAATCCTCAGCATCTCCTTATCCTGCAAGCCCAGTTTGCCTCGAGCCTGAGACAAACAACTGATAGCAAGTACGTGATGGCAGACCTCAGCCCACAAGAGAGGATGCACATCTCCCGCTTCACTGGACTCTCCATGACCACAATATCCCACTGGTTGGCCAATGTCAAGTACCAGTTGAGAAGAACCGGTGGCACCAAGTTCTTAAAGAACTTAGATTCAGGTCATCCAGTGTTCTTCTGCAGCGACTGTGCCTCGCAGATCCGCTCACCGTCCACTTACGTCAGCCACTTGGAGTCTCACCTTGGCTTCCGACTGAGGGACCTTCCCAAGCTGTCTGGGGAGCAGCTGCTTTGTCAGATTAGCCACCAGCACCAGCGCCACATCAAAGGACTCTCTGAAAAACTGCTGTCCAGCCTCCATCCTTCCAGCCACCCGCTTCCCTCCTCTTTGCCCACGTCCCAGACTCCGTCCTTTCCCATCTCGTTGCCATCATCTCTGCCCTCGGCTGACTCGGCCTCGCCCTCCCCCCACAATGACGAGGACAGTGGTGCCGCCGTGCACCAGTGCAAACTTTGCAACCGGACTTTTGCCAGCAAGCATGCTGTTAAGCTCCACCTGAGCAAGACTCACGGGAAGTCCCCAGAGGACCACCTCATGTACGTGTGCGAGCTGGACAAGCAGTAG